In Ciconia boyciana chromosome 16, ASM3463844v1, whole genome shotgun sequence, one genomic interval encodes:
- the RNF222 gene encoding RING finger protein 222 has translation MSETSSSKEGPPPECPVCYEKFHPLEATHRKLSCGHTFCHDCLVKCLLSAKLDGQVQSSIICPVCRYVTFLSKKKALWPPKAGTNPRTLEMPLSPSSLSHLTKMEASNTLVVPSHFVMPVQSFDRCCSMENSPMDSQGVPGELAREAHIFVISDHGMPLVDADCGSLGRRSRAETQSSVSSSSALGVKCCQSPIALAVLLILTVAMLAAVLPWLLLVKRDS, from the coding sequence ATGTCTGAGACCTCGTCCAGCAAGGAGGGTCCCCCGCCCGAGTGCCCCGTGTGCTACGAGAAGTTTCACCCGCTGGAGGCCACGCACCGCAAGCTCAGCTGCGGGCACACCTTCTGCCACGACTGCCTGGTGAAGTGTTTGCTCTCCGCCAAGCTCGACGGTCAGGTTCAGAGCAGCATCATCTGCCCTGTCTGCCGCTATGTGACTTTCCTAAGCAAGAAGAAGGCTCTGTGGCCGCCCAAGGCAGGCACCAACCCCCGGACACTGGAGATGCCTCTGTCACCTTCGTCCTTGTCCCATCTGACCAAAATGGAGGCCAGCAACACCTTGGTGGTGCCTAGCCATTTTGTGATGCCAGTGCAGAGCTTTGATCGGTGCTGCAGTATGGAGAACAGCCCCATGGACTCGCAGGGGGTCCCAGGAGAGCTGGCGCGGGAAGCCCACATCTTTGTCATCAGCGACCATGGGATGCCACTGGTGGACGCAGACTGTGGCTCCctggggaggagaagcagagcagaaacacaGAGCTCAGTGTCATCCAGCTCGGCCCTGGGGGTGAAATGCTGCCAGTCACCCATTGCCCTTGCTGTCCTCCTCATCTTGACTGTGGCCATGCTGGCAGCTGTGCTCCCTTGGCTGCTGCTGGTGAAAAGGGACTCATAG